A DNA window from Lachancea thermotolerans CBS 6340 chromosome G complete sequence contains the following coding sequences:
- the RRP17 gene encoding rRNA-processing protein RRP17 (similar to uniprot|Q04031 YDR412W Saccharomyces cerevisiae RRP17 Protein required for cell viability), translated as MGPRTNRQILTQGKNYVAKQARKFGADEVNFDKDSRLEYLTGFHKRKLERQKKAQDFIKEQDRLAKIEERKQMREQRRKEAEEQMRKFKETMKEVGDYIGSDQEQEEDEQDGKDKEGVDGSASEESWNGFSDDDQENDVKPILKKTKQVYEDDTQVDIEPLEPNENFEYLATLNNVKLEQSKKVLDDSIERAAKYAKFLGMDEKPKKKKKFRYLSKAERRQNQKKANDNKRRK; from the coding sequence ATGGGCCCTCGCACAAATAGACAAATCCTTACTCAGGGGAAGAACTATGTTGCCAAGCAAGCTAGGAAGTTCGGGGCTGACGAGGTCAATTTCGACAAAGACTCGCGGCTGGAGTATTTGACAGGGTTTCATAAGCGTAAGTTGGAAAGGCAAAAGAAGGCACAAGATTTCATAAAGGAGCAGGATCGTCTAGCCAAAATCGAGGAGCGTAAGCAAATGCGTGAGCAGCGCCGAAAAGAGGCAGAGGAACAGATGCGGAAATTCAAGGAAACAATGAAAGAAGTGGGTGACTATATTGGTAGCGACCAGGAGCAAGAGGAGGATGAGCAAGATggcaaagacaaagaaggTGTAGACGGCTCTGCGAGCGAAGAATCATGGAACGGGTTCTCCGATGACGATCAGGAAAATGACGTAAAACCTATTCTCAAGAAAACGAAACAGGTTTACGAAGACGACACACAGGTTGATATTGAACCGCTCGAGCCCAACGAGAATTTCGAATATTTGGCGACGCTGAACAATGTCAAGTTGGAACAATCAAAAAAGGTGTTGGATGACAGCATCGAGCGCGCCGCGAAATATGCTAAGTTCTTGGGCATGGACGAAAAgcccaagaagaagaagaagtttaGATATCTGAGCAAAGCAGAGAGAAGGCAAAATCAGAAAAAGGCCAACGATAATAAGCGCAGGAAGTAG
- the PUP1 gene encoding proteasome core particle subunit beta 2 (highly similar to uniprot|P25043 YOR157C Saccharomyces cerevisiae PUP1 Endopeptidase with trypsin-like activity that cleaves after basic residues), which yields MAGLSFDNYQRNQFLAERSKTVPQATSTGTTIVGVKYDGGVLIAADTRSTQGPIVANKNCAKLHRISPKIWCAGAGTAADTEEVTKLIGSNLELHSMYASREPRVVSALQMLKQHLFKYQGHIGAYLIVAGADPTGTHLFSIHAHGSTDVGFYQSLGSGSLAAMAVLEANWRPDLKKEEAMQLASDAIEAGIWNDLGSGSNVDLCIMETGKDAEYLRNYRTPNVREAKQRSYKFPRGTTAVLSERVLDICQVEEETVDIELEA from the coding sequence ATGGCTGGTCTCTCGTTTGATAACTACCAAAGAAACCAATTTTTAGCGGAGCGGTCGAAGACCGTGCCCCAAGCCACCTCAACAGGTACCACAATTGTCGGCGTGAAGTACGACGGAGGTGTGTTGATCGCGGCCGACACCAGATCCACGCAAGGCCCAATTGTTGCCAACAAGAACTGTGCAAAACTCCACAGGATCTCTCCCAAAATCTGGTGTGCCGGTGCTGGTACCGCTGCAGACACGGAAGAAGTTACAAAGCTGATTGGGTCCAACCTGGAGCTGCATTCGATGTACGCTTCAAGGGAACCTAGAGTAGTGTCCGCGCTGCAAATGCTCAAGCAGCACCTTTTCAAGTACCAAGGCCACATCGGAGCGTATCTGATTGTCGCTGGTGCAGACCCTACAGGCACCCACCTGTTCTCCATACACGCACATGGCTCTACTGATGTGGGCTTCTATCAAAGTTTGGGGTCGGGCTCTCTGGCGGCTATGGCTGTGCTGGAAGCAAACTGGAGGCCAGatctgaagaaagaggaagcGATGCAGCTTGCCTCCGACGCTATCGAGGCTGGTATCTGGAACGATCTGGGGTCCGGGTCTAACGTTGACCTGTGTATCATGGAAACGGGTAAAGATGCTGAGTACCTAAGAAACTACAGGACTCCAAACGTCAGGGAAGCTAAGCAAAGAAGCTACAAGTTCCCAAGAGGTACTACGGCTGTCCTCAGCGAGCGTGTGCTCGACATCTGCCAGGTTGAGGAAGAAACTGTTGACATCGAGCTAGAGGCTTGA
- the CAT2 gene encoding carnitine O-acetyltransferase CAT2 (similar to uniprot|P32796 YML042W Saccharomyces cerevisiae CAT2 Carnitine acetyl-CoA transferase present in both mitochondria and peroxisomes): MREISRVVRRMVSTLQRFSFETRNGESYSALRPNSYYQKKRSTFKGTTFSHQNQLPSLPVPVLEETLTKYLESVKPFCRDAEQFEEQERLCQDLVQKEGAKLQERLVRYSEKSRNWLSEFWDNQAYLEYNDPVVPYVSYFYAHKPLPTSHAKIQTDPLIKATAIIVSVLKFLEAVKDEALPSEHSGNTLLCMNSFQMMFNNSRVPGDGRDSNVFYSLYENNFIVVAFKGNFYKVLTHNASGDVLGPADIWQQLYKITANLDGQVRDNNKVGIGSLTSLPRDEWLRAHKELVTNPLSAQSMEAIYKSSFMVCLDLDTKPITLEEKSRYAWHGDGINRFYDKPLQFFVAGNGNSGFLAEHSKMDGTPTLHLNDYVCKQMHSLNVAEFLGQINCSVAQNENKPQYLPFFVTPATRSHIEAAQVGFHKRIGEHHLKVWHYNKYGKNFMKNVGFSPDAFLQQVIQLAIYKYFGKQLPTYEAASTRRFYKGRTETGRSVSTDSAKFVADWENPDVADSQKVASLRSSAKAHSTYLKMASAGHGVDRHFFGLKNMIQPGENMPELFKNPLFIYSSTWLVSTSQLSSEHFDGYGWSQVNDNGFGLAYMLNKDWMHINIVNKPNASGLSVSRLHYYLTQAADEMFELLDSDRKHHSKL; this comes from the coding sequence ATGAGAGAAATATCTAGAGTAGTGAGACGAATGGTGTCGACTCTACAGAggttttctttcgaaactcGCAATGGCGAATCATATTCCGCTCTGCGGCCAAACAGCTACTAtcagaaaaaaagaagtacGTTCAAGGGAACTACTTTCTCACACCAGAATCAATTGCCGTCGCTCCCGGTTCCTGTCTTAGAAGAAACGCTGACCAAGTACCTGGAGAGCGTCAAGCCCTTCTGCCGCGATGCAGAGCAATTCGAAGAGCAAGAACGGCTGTGCCAGGACCTTGTACAGAAAGAGGGCGCAAAGCTCCAAGAGAGGCTCGTCAGATACTCGGAGAAGTCGCGCAACTGGCTCTCCGAGTTCTGGGACAACCAGGCGTACCTCGAGTACAATGACCCGGTGGTGCCCTATGTATCGTACTTCTATGCCCACAAGCCGCTGCCTACCAGCCATGCGAAAATCCAAACCGATCCGCTAATCAAGGCGACAGCCATTATAGTATCGGTGCTCAAATTCCTCGAGGCTGTCAAAGACGAAGCGCTGCCTTCGGAGCACTCCGGAAACACGCTTTTGTGCATGAACAGCTTCCAGATGATGTTCAACAACTCCAGAGTGCCTGGGGACGGGAGGGATTCGAACGTGTTCTACTCTCTCTATGAGAACAACTTCATCGTGGTGGCATTTAAGGGGAACTTTTACAAAGTGCTGACTCACAATGCTTCCGGGGACGTTCTTGGGCCCGCGGATATCTGGCAGCAGCTCTACAAGATCACGGCGAACCTCGACGGCCAGGTGCGCGACAACAACAAGGTCGGAATTGGGTCCCTGACTTCACTGCCCCGTGATGAGTGGTTAAGGGCTCACAAAGAGTTGGTGACCAACCCGCTCTCTGCGCAGTCTATGGAGGCGATTTACAAGTCATCTTTTATGGTATGCCTAGATTTGGACACAAAGCCAATCACGTTGGAGGAGAAGTCGAGATACGCATGGCACGGAGACGGAATCAACAGGTTTTACGACAAGCCGCTGCAGTTTTTCGTTGCCGGCAACGGTAACTCGGGATTTCTTGCAGAACATTCCAAGATGGACGGAACCCCAACTTTGCACCTGAACGACTACGTATGCAAGCAAATGCATTCTCTCAATGTTGCGGAGTTCCTTGGCCAAATTAATTGCTCAGTAGCgcaaaatgaaaacaaaccTCAATATCTTCCTTTCTTCGTGACCCCTGCGACGCGCTCCCACATCGAAGCGGCCCAGGTCGGATTTCACAAGAGAATAGGAGAGCACCACCTAAAAGTTTGGCACTACAACAAATACGGCAAGAACTTTATGAAGAATGTCGGGTTTTCACCAGATGCTTTCCTGCAACAGGTGATACAGCTGGCGATTTATAAGTACTTTGGTAAGCAGCTCCCCACATACGAGGCTGCATCCACAAGAAGGTTTTACAAGGGCCGTACGGAAACTGGTAGATCTGTGAGTACAGACTCAGCAAAGTTCGTTGCGGATTGGGAGAATCCAGACGTCGCTGACTCTCAGAAAGTTGCTTCACTTCGCTCCTCTGCGAAGGCGCATTCGACATACTTGAAAATGGCATCCGCCGGTCATGGAGTCGATCGTCACTTTTTCGGTCTGAAAAATATGATTCAGCCAGGAGAGAATATGCCTGAGCTGTTTAAAAATCCGCTCTTCATATATTCCTCTACGTGGCTTGTCTCCACCAGCCAACTTTCGTCAGAACACTTTGACGGCTACGGTTGGTCTCAGGTTAACGACAATGGCTTTGGGTTGGCCTACATGCTTAACAAAGACTGGATGCATATTAACATCGTAAACAAGCCGAATGCGAGCGGTCTGAGTGTCTCAAGGCTGCACTACTATTTAACACAAGCTGCTGACGAAATGTTCGAGCTACTAGATAGTGACAGAAAGCATCATTCCAAGCTCTAG
- the VPS71 gene encoding Vps71p (similar to uniprot|Q03433 Saccharomyces cerevisiae YML041C VPS71 Protein of unknown function component of the Swr1p complex that incorporates Htz1p into chromatin required for vacuolar protein sorting), whose translation MPFVEEINWKSYNPDVYFTSVNAAGPSGRNRITKTTAASGVRNNKRVNYSLPDLEAKIYAQRNGSNSEASNSSAITTTSSALDRYTPEELLKSRKRFMELDTENVLDIKDVSYLMSSVTGISKDRIDSSSGSNSSGGASSNVNRSHRNKFELPKNMELMYRSTKPPVPKKKNTNRVVALKKTLSSRRPLTSYLDALDQVNRSIIFNNVYNKKFFKVLPVITICSICGGYNSISGCVRCGNKICSLRCFNLHNEARCTM comes from the coding sequence ATGCCATTTGTGGAGGAGATCAACTGGAAAAGCTACAATCCAGATGTGTATTTCACAAGCGTGAACGCAGCCGGCCCATCGGGGCGTAACCGGATTACAAAGACAACAGCTGCCTCTGGTGTTCGTAACAATAAGAGAGTCAACTACTCGCTTCCTGACCTCGAAGCCAAAATATATGCGCAAAGAAACGGGTCTAACAGCGAGGCTTCCAACTCTAGTGCGATCACTACAACTAGCAGTGCCCTCGATAGGTACACCCCAGAGGAGCTGCTGAAATCTCGTAAGAGGTTCATGGAACTCGATACTGAGAATGTGCTCGACATAAAAGATGTTTCCTATCTTATGAGCAGCGTTACAGGCATCAGCAAAGACCGCATAGATTCCAGTAGCGGGAGTAACTCAAGCGGCGGAGCGTCATCAAATGTCAACAGATCACACAGAAACAAGTTCGAGCTGCCCAAAAACATGGAGCTTATGTACAGGTCTACAAAGCCCCCGGTGccgaagaaaaagaacacTAACAGAGTAGTGGCTCTAAAAAAAACTCTTTCTTCACGGAGACCATTAACAAGCTACCTGGACGCCTTGGACCAGGTCAACCGCAGCAttattttcaacaatgtctacaacaagaagttcttcaaagtcttgcCTGTTATTACTATTTGCTCAATATGTGGCGGTTACAACAGTATTTCGGGATGCGTCCGTTGCGGCAACAAAATATGCAGCCTCAGGTGCTTTAATTTGCATAATGAGGCGAGGTGCACCATGTAA
- the DFM1 gene encoding Dfm1p (similar to uniprot|Q7LIJ5 Saccharomyces cerevisiae YDR411C DFM1), with protein MISVVRLYLETTTSNRVLSNTSISSLLIARENHQTLQMAVPKKQSNSNELAQVVSQIPPVTRTLLAGVVAMTIVSSMGIVPREWLLFFLYPTFMKLQLWRMYTSCFLLPMDKMAAVFWMYNLYSYSSHLENAHFYSKNNVDYLFLLWSLIGAIVVSVTALRLDLSYNLTNSFMGALACIWSIKNWNVTFMFYGLFPLKGKYDPLFQLFLAFVFENHPGGFMLTLIGYCVGYLYVCLDTRTLGPLYGYIAGKTSSYGLADCGHFRAPWWFSAVCEFFGKSKHKVNVIIDKTTSYQGQGHRLGSEKAAAADAARVAAARAERFKTTTVQTNHKTTASGFFPGKGQRVGSKD; from the coding sequence ATGATATCAGTAGTACGATTATATCTGGAAACTACCACTTCGAACAGAGTGCTCTCGAACACGTCtatctcttctttgcttATAGCACGCGAGAACCATCAAACTTTGCAAATGGCAGTTCCCAAGAAACAATCAAACTCTAACGAATTGGCTCAGGTAGTTTCCCAGATCCCGCCGGTGACTCGCACGCTGCTGGCTGGCGTCGTAGCAATGACAATCGTGTCATCTATGGGCATTGTGCCGCGGGAGTGGCTACTTTTCTTCCTGTACCCAACGTTTATGAAGCTGCAGCTATGGAGAATGTACAcaagctgcttcttgctgcCCATGGACAAGATGGCAGCCGTTTTCTGGATGTATAACCTGTACTCTTACTCCTCACACCTGGAAAATGCGCACTTCTACAGCAAAAACAACGTGGATTATTTGTTTCTGCTATGGTCGCTCATTGGGGCGATTGTCGTTAGTGTTACGGCGCTCCGGCTGGACCTGAGCTACAATCTGACAAACAGTTTCATGGGCGCGTTGGCCTGCATCTGGAGTATCAAGAACTGGAACGTCACCTTCATGTTTTATGGCCTGTTCCCCCTGAAGGGCAAGTACGATCCGCTCTTCCAGCTATTCTTGGCTTTTGTGTTTGAAAATCACCCCGGCGGCTTCATGCTCACGCTGATCGGCTACTGCGTGGGCTACCTATACGTCTGTCTGGACACCAGGACCCTGGGGCCGCTCTACGGATACATAGCTGGAAAAACCTCGAGCTACGGGCTGGCGGACTGCGGCCACTTCCGCGCGCCATGGTGGTTCTCGGCTGTATGCGAGTTTTTCGGCAAGAGTAAGCATAAGGTTAACGTTATAATCGACAAGACAACTAGCTACCAAGGACAGGGACACAGGTTGGGCAGTGAGAaggcagcagcagcggaTGCTGCACGCGTGGCCGCGGCTCGGGCTGAGCGCTTCAAGACAACTACAGTGCAAACGAACCACAAGACAACCGCTTCCGGATTTTTCCCAGGTAAAGGCCAGCGTGTGGGGTCCAAAGACTAA
- the ADE8 gene encoding phosphoribosylglycinamide formyltransferase (similar to uniprot|P04161 YDR408C Saccharomyces cerevisiae ADE8 Phosphoribosyl-glycinamide transformylase), producing the protein MGARIVVLISGSGSNLQALIDAKARGALSGDIVRVISSSKKAYGLERSSKHGIPTRVHSLYPYTKGIAKEDKSGRADARKNFEIDLASVVLEDKPDLIVCAGWLLILGSEFLKRVNGVPIINLHPALPGAFDGTTHAIEMAWKKCQDEGAPLIAGCMVHFVIEEVDRGEPVVIKELQLMPGEESLEKYEERVHAAEHVAIVEAVQKVLKANGESAGTEKQH; encoded by the coding sequence ATGGGCGCTAGAATTGTCGTACTTATTTCCGGATCTGGCTcaaatcttcaagctttgatTGATGCCAAAGCTAGAGGCGCTTTGTCTGGAGACATCGTGAGAGTGATCTCGTCAAGTAAGAAAGCATACGGGCTTGAAAGATCAAGCAAGCATGGGATTCCAACACGGGTGCACTCCCTCTATCCGTACACAAAGGGGATTGCAAAGGAGGACAAGAGCGGGCGCGCTGACGCTAGAaaaaacttcgaaataGACCTCGCGTCTGTAGTACTAGAGGATAAGCCAGACCTGATAGTGTGCGCAGGCTGGCTTCTCATCTTGGGCTCTGAATTTCTGAAGCGTGTTAATGGAGTGCCTATTATCAATCTTCACCCAGCGTTGCCTGGCGCCTTCGACGGCACCACACACGCTATCGAAATGGCTTGGAAGAAGTGCCAAGATGAGGGCGCACCTCTGATTGCGGGCTGCATGGTGCATTTCGTGatcgaagaagttgaccGTGGGGAGCCAGTCGTAATCAAAGAGTTGCAGCTGATGCCTGGTGAGGAATCGCTGGAAAAGTACGAAGAGAGAGTCCATGCCGCCGAGCACGTTGCGATAGTGGAGGCGGTTCAAAAGGTCTTGAAGGCCAACGGCGAGTCGGCAGGCACAGAGAAGCAACACTAA
- the SIZ1 gene encoding SUMO ligase SIZ1 (weakly similar to Q04195 YDR409W uniprot|Q7LIJ4 Saccharomyces cerevisiae SIZ1 SUMO ligase that promotes the attachment of sumo (Smt3p small ubiquitin-related modifier) to proteins): MTASSGGLHQEIDFCVQEMEKLRVAELKAVSRAIGLSLSGRKADLQDRIRAYLKNSFRLGSIDPWRPKAILVLIDKAKLSDPLPTYESVWQSLRTGAFRHPVATGHQPPSALNPSAIEVHKPPPVPRAPKTRLALQFGESPFYKLRRMLNGSPKLAAKNNGRGVCIYRFLLNQEESSILGKGPQFKLYLFSGILDPLENRGDAPIQFPHPNEIRFNDVQVKDNVRGLKNKPGTAKPADLTPYLRPSGSENVLQLIYAFTKSDYLMYCYLVEVISPEKILQEVLRHPKIVKPATLQYLKETLSEDEDEDLVTTSTVMTLQCPISYCRMRYPSKSVYCQHLQCFDSLWFIESQQQIPTWHCPVCQKKIKIEDLALCEFVEEIIQQCDEEVEQVEISRDGTWKPVFEDDPPAPQQHSATEVKLENGHSLEGIVRPGSEDSDEEPISSRRRNLPQNEPVVISLDSDDEEEEAPKAAPQPPGENQTPSQPGQELQERPGGRTAPSNSTLPHENTLANIYGTYMDINSGHEPQRSLDPKNANTTPSSARFNFNHGTPNNSETPNSSPFIQPHHQIPNLLGKTPLNNNVNESYTSGHEQGQKSPSPTVSVQQSSSRVHPSFGEVNVPLLNAHNQGPNIQSGHTPVRRHSENTSAYGQEVRLTYRPSSFANNTLPPPWQDVRGQQSLLGLGGDTSQIHREARRSSTGSYNGENSLEGVQDHSRSPPLVARQPVINGAPIHNSPHSERGATSSAPPFSKPPAPAALASTGPLISSPRSQGQPPPLPPVPQSINRAESGQKPASASNARYRKPIVSPFIPKKPYVNMLPQKRQISSTSINKVAPTGHNAHSSQTRQPQLENEGVSVSATSPPPLLAQSMANELDFIDLTSDE, encoded by the coding sequence ATGACGGCTTCTTCTGGTGGTCTCCACCAAGAAATCGATTTCTGCGTTCAGGAAATGGAAAAGCTTCGAGTCGCAGAGCTTAAGGCTGTCTCGCGTGCCATAGGGCTTTCCCTGAGCGGAAGGAAAGCAGACCTGCAGGACCGAATACGGGCgtatttgaagaactcttTCAGGCTTGGGTCAATCGACCCTTGGCGACCAAAAGCCATTTTAGTATTAATAGACAAGGCAAAGCTCAGCGATCCTTTACCCACTTACGAGTCTGTGTGGCAAAGCCTGCGGACAGGTGCCTTCCGCCACCCAGTAGCCACTGGTCACCAGCCCCCCAGTGCATTAAACCCTAGCGCTATAGAGGTTCACAAGCCACCGCCTGTACCTAGGGCCCCGAAAACCAGGTTGGCGCTACAATTCGGTGAGTCTCCTTTTTACAAGCTTCGACGAATGCTTAATGGCTCGCCCAAGCTTGCGGCTAAAAACAATGGAAGAGGTGTTTGCATTTACAGGTTTCTTCTGAATCAGGAAGAATCTTCAATCCTTGGGAAGGGCCCACAATTCAAGCTCTACCTCTTTAGTGGAATTTTAGATCCATTGGAAAATCGTGGAGATGCACCTATTCAATTCCCTCATCCCAATGAAATACGATTTAATGACGTCCAAGTCAAGGACAATGTCCGTGGTCTGAAGAACAAACCTGGAACTGCGAAACCCGCAGATTTGACTCCCTACCTGAGGCCCTCCGGATCAGAAAACGTTTTGCAACTAATCTATGCTTTCACCAAAAGTGACTACCTGATGTACTGCTATTTGGTAGAAGTGATCTCGCCCGAAAAGATATtacaagaagttcttcgGCATCCTAAAATTGTCAAGCCAGCAACTCTGCAATATTTGAAGGAAACCCTAagtgaagatgaagacgaggacTTAGTCACGACTTCGACAGTTATGACTCTGCAATGTCCAATATCGTATTGCCGGATGCGTTATCCGTCTAAGTCCGTTTATTGCCAGCACCTGCAGTGCTTTGATTCACTGTGGTTCATTGAATcacaacaacaaattcCAACTTGGCATTGCCCAGTATGtcaaaagaagatcaaaattgaagacCTAGCATTATGtgaatttgttgaagaaattatACAGCAAtgtgatgaagaagttgagcaaGTCGAAATTTCTAGAGACGGCACATGGAAGCCTGTATTTGAAGATGATCCTCCTGCACCTCAGCAACATTCGGCTACTGAAGTTAAACTGGAAAACGGCCACAGCTTAGAAGGCATTGTAAGGCCGGGTTCGGAAGACAGCGATGAAGAACCAATTTCGTCAAGACGCCGGAATTTGCCACAAAATGAGCCTGTTGTTATTTCTCTGGATAGcgacgatgaagaggaagaagctcCGAAAGCGGCGCCTCAGCCCCCAGGGGAAAACCAAACCCCCTCGCAACCAGGACAAGAGTTGCAGGAGCGACCTGGCGGAAGAACAGCCCCCAGCAACTCGACGCTACCACACGAAAACACTTTGGCAAACATTTACGGAACCTACATGGACATAAATTCTGGGCACGAGCCCCAAAGAAGCTTAGATCCGAAAAATGCAAACACAACACCGTCATCGGCGCGATTCAACTTTAATCACGGCACTCCTAACAATTCTGAGACCCCTAATAGCTCACCGTTCATCCAGCCGCACCATCAAATTCCAAATCTGCTTGGAAAAACACCTTTAAACAATAATGTAAATGAATCTTACACTTCAGGGCATGAGCAAGGGCAGAAATCACCGAGTCCTACAGTCTCGGTACAGCAAAGTTCATCAAGGGTACATCCTTCATTCGGCGAAGTCAACGTTCCATTGTTAAATGCGCATAACCAAGGCCCCAACATTCAATCTGGCCACACTCCTGTACGCCGCCACAGCGAAAACACTTCAGCATATGGACAGGAAGTCCGGCTAACTTACAGACCGTCAAGCTTTGCCAACAACACGCTCCCCCCGCCATGGCAAGATGTGCGTGGGCAGCAGAGCTTGTTAGGACTTGGTGGAGATACTAGTCAAATACATCGCGAAGCAAGAAGGAGTAGTACGGGTTCTTATAATGGCGAAAACTCTTTGGAAGGGGTTCAAGACCACAGCCGGTCCCCGCCTCTTGTCGCTCGCCAACCGGTAATTAATGGTGCCCCAATCCATAACTCTCCACATAGTGAAAGAGGCGCGACGAGTTCTGCCCCGCCATTTTCGAAACCTCCAGCACCAGCTGCATTGGCTTCAACAGGGCCATTAATATCATCTCCTAGAAGCCAAGGCCAGCCACCCCCGCTTCCGCCTGTTCCGCAATCTATCAACAGGGCAGAGTCCGGGCAAAAGCCCGCTTCGGCATCTAATGCGCGCTATAGAAAACCAATTGTTTCTCCCTTCATACCGAAAAAGCCATACGTCAATATGCTTCCGCAAAAGAGACAAATCTCAAGTACCTCTATCAACAAGGTCGCACCTACCGGGCATAATGCTCATAGTTCACAAACAAGGCAGCCTCAGCTGGAGAACGAGGGAGTGTCTGTATCAGCGACCTCACCTCCACCTCTACTAGCGCAGTCTATGGCCAATGAGCTGGACTTCATTGACCTGACTTCCGACGAATAA
- the STE14 gene encoding protein-S-isoprenylcysteine carboxyl O-methyltransferase (similar to uniprot|P32584 Saccharomyces cerevisiae YDR410C STE14 Farnesyl cysteine-carboxyl methyltransferase mediates the carboxyl methylation step during C-terminal CAAX motif processing of a-factor and RAS proteins in the endoplasmic reticulum localizes to the ER membrane), whose amino-acid sequence MIEEDSGEPKSRRRSLPQDYDGDDVGDVGVIIKGQVYPYIEKNPLDSISLTGFLLGGTVGLSIGLLPHSFFKNFNIYLVAVSVFHFLEFYTTAKYNPGKVTSDSFLFNNGKAYTFSFVFAVSEALLESIFFDWKTRFSSWYHTTAAIIGLMLMLLGQYIRTSAMITAGRSFSHQVKTSQNPDHVLITTGIYAQLRHPSYFGYFWWALGTQLWLMNPVSFALFAYVLWKFFHSRINYEERYLNSFFGEEYTKYTQNVGVGIPFIS is encoded by the coding sequence AtgattgaagaagactcaGGTGAACCAAAAAGTCGCAGACGCTCTCTGCCGCAGGACTACGATGGTGATGATGTGGGAGACGTTGGCGTGATAATTAAAGGCCAAGTTTATCCTTACATTGAGAAAAATCCTCTTGACTCGATTTCATTAACAGGGTTTCTTTTGGGTGGCACTGTGGGGCTTTCAATTGGTCTCTTGCCTCActcgtttttcaaaaacttcaataTCTATCTTGTGGCGGTGTCGGTGTTCCATTTTCTGGAATTCTATACTACAGCGAAGTATAACCCAGGAAAAGTTACATCCGATTCGTTCCTCTTTAACAACGGCAAAGCCTATACGTTTTCATTCGTATTTGCTGTCTCTGAGGCTTTGTTGGAGagcattttctttgattggaaaacaagattTTCCTCCTGGTACCATACAACAGCCGCTATAATAGGGCTAATGCTCATGCTTTTGGGTCAATATATCCGAACTAGTGCTATGATAACCGCGGGGAGATCCTTTTCACACCAAGTGAAGACTTCTCAGAACCCTGATCATGTTTTAATAACAACGGGTATCTATGCCCAACTAAGGCACCCTAGTTATTTCGGCTACTTTTGGTGGGCATTGGGTACTCAGCTATGGCTCATGAACCCTGTTTCATTTGCATTGTTTGCCTACGTTCTCTGGAAGTTTTTCCATTCTCGCATAAATTATGAGGAAAGGTATCTCAACAGTTTCTTTGGCGAAGAATACACTAAATACACGCAAAATGTTGGAGTAGGGATACCTTTCATCAGCTGA